A genomic region of Octopus sinensis unplaced genomic scaffold, ASM634580v1 Contig17680, whole genome shotgun sequence contains the following coding sequences:
- the LOC115231172 gene encoding aminoacylase-1-like, whose protein sequence is MVDAFREYLRFPTVQPDPDYGPAVKFLSDLAFGIGLQPTVLELHPTKLILVIKWEGNDPEAESILLNSHMDVVPVYKEKWTFDPFSAEMDNDGNIYARGSQDFTDVRYLEAIRNLIKEGYVPRRTIYVSVVPDPALTLGDVTTINLTVLEGGVQTNVVPATLSEPMEDIFAEYMVKSNNKQAGLPVLGFSPMNNTPVLLHDHDEYLNVDTFLRGIDIYQIILQKIST, encoded by the exons atggTCGATGCATTCCGTGAATATCTGCGGTTTCCAACAGTTCAGCCAGATCCTGATTATG GTCCTGCAGTAAAATTTCTTTCTGATTTAGCCTTTGGAATAGGGCTCCAGCCTACTGTTTTAGAACTTCATCCAACAAAACTGATTCTCGTAATAAAGTGGGAAGGGAATGACCCTGAAGCGGAATCAATTTTACTGAATTCTCACATGGACGTTGTTCCAGTGTACAAA gagAAATGGACGTTTGATCCATTTAGTGCAGAAATGGACAATGACGGGAACATCTATGCACGTGGAAGTCAGG attttactgaCGTCAGATATTTAGAAGCTATCAGAAATCTCATTAAAGAAGGTTATGTTCCTCGTCGAACTATATACGTCAGCGTAGTACCgg ACCCCGCATTGACACTGGGGGACGTAACAACTATTAATTTAACCGTTCTTGAAGGCGGCGTACAGACAAACGTTGTCCCTGCTACTCTTTCT GAACCGATGGAAGATATCTTCGCGGAGTACATGGTTAAATCTAACAATAAACAGGCTGGACTTCCAGTCCTCGGCTTTTCCCCGATGAATAACACCCCTGTGCTTCTTCATGACCATGATGAGTATCTAAACGTTGATACCTTTTTGCGAGGAATTGATATCTATCAAATCATTCTCCAAAAAATAtcaacttaa